A region of Streptomyces sp. NBC_01267 DNA encodes the following proteins:
- a CDS encoding class I SAM-dependent methyltransferase has translation MLKNRTSLSHKVRYAVMNPARVAPYVKRTARDSWLRIKHPNHVDYYRAVMASDTARNPEAAVGSQTHDRWLALGKMQFDYLGEHGLTPAHRMLDIGCGNLRAGWRFIDYLDSGHYYGIDISPDILISAKETLTRYNLQAKLPHLTITQNLKLEFLPDAHFDVVHAHSVFSHSPLDVIDECFSHVGRILAPGGFFDFTFDRTEGTEHQVLREDFYYRTGTLIALAEKRGLRGRFMDDWETRKHGQSKIRVSNPE, from the coding sequence ATGCTCAAAAACCGAACCAGCTTGTCCCACAAGGTCCGTTATGCAGTGATGAATCCCGCTCGGGTCGCGCCGTACGTGAAGCGGACCGCGCGGGACAGCTGGCTCCGTATCAAGCACCCGAACCACGTCGACTACTACCGCGCCGTCATGGCCTCCGACACTGCCCGCAACCCGGAGGCGGCCGTCGGCAGCCAGACCCACGACCGGTGGCTGGCGCTCGGCAAGATGCAGTTCGACTACCTCGGCGAGCACGGGCTCACTCCCGCGCACCGGATGCTCGACATCGGCTGCGGCAACCTCCGTGCGGGCTGGCGCTTCATCGATTACCTGGACAGCGGCCACTACTACGGCATCGACATCTCGCCCGACATCCTCATATCCGCCAAGGAGACCCTGACCAGGTACAACCTCCAGGCGAAGCTGCCGCACCTGACCATCACCCAGAACCTGAAGCTGGAATTCCTCCCGGACGCCCACTTCGACGTGGTGCACGCGCACAGCGTCTTCTCGCACTCGCCGCTCGACGTCATCGACGAGTGCTTCTCCCACGTCGGCCGCATCCTGGCACCCGGCGGCTTCTTCGACTTCACCTTCGACCGGACCGAGGGGACCGAACACCAGGTACTGCGGGAGGACTTCTACTACCGCACCGGGACACTGATCGCGCTGGCCGAGAAGCGGGGGCTGCGCGGCCGGTTCATGGACGACTGGGAGACCCGCAAGCACGGCCAGTCGAAGATCCGGGTCAGCAACCCGGAGTAG
- a CDS encoding enoyl-CoA hydratase/isomerase family protein, with product MTSESTTPEAPTSAPTSVPDTVLHTVRDSVSLITLNRPEAMNAVTWSQRERIIGLLAEATADPDIRAVVITATGRGFCAGADLRGAPATGERVPGDVARTIRLGAQRLVAAVLDCEKPVIAAVNGTAAGIGAHLALACDLVLAAESAKFIEVFVRRGLVPDGGGAYLLPRLVGPQRAKELMFFGDSLPAADAERMGLVNRVVPDEELLKTAHAWAERLAQGPTRALALTKQLVNSSLESDRATAFAAEAAAQEINMTTADANEGVASFVERRAPEYRGR from the coding sequence ATGACTTCCGAGAGCACGACGCCCGAAGCCCCGACCTCGGCCCCCACCTCCGTCCCGGACACCGTCCTGCACACCGTCCGTGACTCCGTCTCCCTCATCACCCTCAACCGGCCCGAGGCGATGAACGCGGTCACCTGGTCGCAGCGCGAGCGCATCATCGGCCTGCTGGCGGAGGCCACCGCCGACCCGGACATCCGGGCGGTCGTCATCACCGCGACCGGCAGGGGATTCTGCGCGGGCGCCGACCTCCGGGGCGCGCCCGCCACCGGCGAGCGGGTCCCCGGCGATGTGGCCCGCACGATCCGGCTGGGCGCGCAGCGCCTCGTAGCCGCCGTACTCGACTGCGAGAAGCCGGTGATCGCCGCGGTCAACGGCACCGCGGCCGGGATCGGCGCCCACCTCGCGCTGGCCTGTGATCTCGTACTGGCCGCGGAATCCGCCAAGTTCATCGAGGTGTTCGTCCGCCGCGGGCTGGTCCCGGACGGCGGCGGCGCGTATCTGTTGCCCCGGCTGGTCGGCCCGCAGCGCGCCAAGGAGCTGATGTTCTTCGGCGACTCGCTCCCGGCGGCCGACGCGGAACGGATGGGCCTGGTCAACCGGGTGGTGCCCGACGAGGAGCTGCTGAAGACCGCCCACGCCTGGGCCGAGCGCCTCGCGCAGGGGCCCACCCGCGCCCTCGCCCTCACCAAGCAACTGGTGAACAGCTCACTGGAGTCGGACCGCGCCACCGCGTTCGCCGCCGAGGCCGCCGCCCAGGAGATCAACATGACGACGGCCGACGCGAACGAGGGAGTGGCGAGCTTCGTGGAGCGGAGGGCGCCGGAGTACCGGGGCCGGTAG
- a CDS encoding acetate--CoA ligase family protein, translating to MLGSTHGTLTTDFRARVVACGEQPPVAVHGTAAAEGDLDVSGRPLYASVPDLDRFFRPESVAVIGASDAEGRPNTGITRQLMAWSERVGARLFPVHPTRESVFGIPCSPTVAALPEQVDLAVLLVADPLPVIQQLAEAKVKFAVAFASGFAETGEEGASAQTRLTAAVERSGLRLLGPNTNLNAFEKFRDDLEGPAVALITQSGHQGRPVFAMQELGIRLSHWAPTGNEADLETSDFISYFAERPEVGAIACYVEGLKDGRSFLLAADRAARAGVPVVAVKVGRTELGARSAASHTGKLTGADQVVDAAMRQFGVVRVNGLDELQDTSALLARARKPQAEGVVVYSISGGTGAHFADLATAAGIALPTLSADKQDELHTWIPEYLNVANPVDNGGHPVGDWRGRKIIDAILADPEVGVLICPITGPFPPMSDKLAQDLVDAAEATDKLVCVVWGSPVGTEEAYRTTLLGSSRVATFRTFGNCVTAVKAYLDHHRFTAHYTSPFDEAPRTPSPSFRKAQALMRPNQQLSEHAAKQLLRAYGIRVPREQLVTSAAAAVRAAGLVGYPVVMKASGAQLAHKTELGLVKVGLTSASQVRDAYRELTDIARYEGIELDGILVCQMVERGVEMVVGVTTDALFGPTVTVGLGGVLVELLGDTAVRVPPFGEDQARAMLGELRGHPLLEGGVRGAPPADVDALVEVVLRVQRMALELGDQLAELDVNPLMVLGRGQGAVALDALAVCR from the coding sequence ATGCTTGGATCGACTCACGGCACCCTCACCACCGACTTCCGTGCGCGCGTGGTGGCCTGCGGGGAGCAGCCCCCCGTCGCCGTCCACGGCACGGCAGCAGCGGAAGGCGACCTGGATGTCAGCGGACGCCCGCTGTACGCGTCCGTGCCCGACCTGGACCGGTTCTTCCGGCCCGAGTCGGTGGCCGTCATCGGCGCGTCCGACGCCGAAGGGCGGCCCAACACCGGGATCACCCGCCAGCTGATGGCCTGGTCGGAACGGGTGGGCGCCCGGCTGTTCCCCGTACATCCGACGCGCGAGTCGGTCTTCGGCATCCCCTGCTCGCCCACCGTGGCCGCGCTGCCCGAACAGGTCGACCTGGCCGTCCTGCTGGTCGCCGACCCACTGCCGGTCATCCAGCAACTGGCCGAGGCCAAGGTGAAGTTCGCGGTGGCCTTCGCCTCCGGGTTCGCCGAGACCGGCGAGGAGGGCGCGAGCGCCCAGACCCGGCTGACGGCGGCCGTGGAGCGCTCGGGCCTGCGGCTGCTGGGCCCGAACACCAATCTCAACGCCTTCGAGAAGTTCCGCGACGACCTGGAGGGCCCGGCGGTCGCGCTGATCACCCAGTCCGGCCACCAGGGCCGCCCGGTCTTCGCCATGCAGGAGCTGGGCATACGCCTCTCGCACTGGGCGCCCACCGGCAACGAGGCCGACCTGGAGACCTCCGACTTCATCTCGTACTTCGCCGAGCGCCCCGAGGTCGGGGCCATCGCGTGCTACGTCGAGGGCCTGAAGGACGGCCGTTCCTTCCTGCTCGCCGCGGACCGGGCGGCGCGCGCGGGGGTGCCGGTGGTCGCGGTCAAGGTGGGGCGTACGGAGCTTGGCGCCAGGTCGGCCGCTTCCCACACCGGCAAGCTCACCGGCGCGGACCAGGTGGTCGACGCGGCCATGCGGCAGTTCGGGGTGGTCCGGGTGAACGGGCTGGACGAACTCCAGGACACCTCCGCCCTGTTGGCCCGTGCCAGGAAGCCGCAGGCCGAAGGCGTGGTGGTCTACTCGATCTCTGGCGGCACGGGTGCGCACTTCGCCGACCTGGCGACGGCGGCGGGCATCGCGCTGCCGACGCTGTCCGCCGACAAGCAGGACGAGCTGCACACCTGGATCCCGGAGTACCTGAACGTCGCGAACCCCGTCGACAACGGCGGCCACCCGGTGGGCGACTGGCGCGGCCGGAAGATCATCGACGCGATTCTCGCCGACCCGGAGGTGGGGGTCCTGATCTGTCCGATCACCGGCCCGTTCCCGCCGATGAGCGACAAACTGGCCCAGGACCTGGTGGACGCGGCCGAGGCCACGGACAAGCTGGTGTGTGTGGTGTGGGGGTCGCCGGTCGGCACCGAGGAGGCGTACCGCACGACGCTGCTCGGCTCGTCCCGGGTGGCCACCTTCCGTACCTTCGGCAACTGCGTCACCGCGGTGAAGGCGTACCTGGACCACCACCGCTTCACCGCCCACTACACCTCCCCCTTCGACGAGGCGCCCCGCACCCCGTCCCCCTCCTTCCGCAAGGCGCAGGCCCTGATGCGCCCGAACCAGCAGCTCAGCGAGCACGCGGCGAAGCAACTGCTACGGGCGTACGGGATCCGCGTCCCGCGCGAACAGCTGGTGACGAGCGCCGCCGCCGCGGTACGGGCGGCCGGTCTCGTCGGCTACCCGGTCGTCATGAAGGCGTCGGGGGCGCAGCTGGCCCACAAGACCGAACTCGGCCTGGTGAAGGTCGGGTTGACCTCGGCCAGCCAGGTGCGGGACGCGTACCGCGAGCTGACCGACATCGCCCGGTACGAAGGGATCGAACTGGATGGCATCCTGGTCTGCCAGATGGTGGAACGCGGGGTGGAGATGGTCGTGGGCGTCACCACGGACGCCCTGTTCGGCCCGACGGTGACGGTCGGCCTGGGCGGCGTCCTGGTCGAACTGCTCGGCGACACAGCGGTGCGGGTGCCCCCGTTCGGCGAGGACCAGGCACGGGCGATGCTCGGCGAACTGCGCGGCCACCCGCTGCTGGAGGGCGGGGTACGGGGGGCGCCGCCGGCGGACGTGGACGCGCTGGTGGAGGTGGTGCTCCGGGTGCAGCGGATGGCGCTGGAGCTGGGGGACCAGCTGGCGGAACTGGATGTGAATCCGCTGATGGTGCTGGGACGCGGGCAGGGGGCGGTGGCGCTGGACGCGCTCGCGGTGTGCCGGTGA
- the cynR gene encoding transcriptional regulator CynR, with amino-acid sequence MAPELRHLRYLLAVAEHGSFTRAAEDLRVSQPTLSQQVRQLERTVGAQLLDRTGRTVRLTDAGRAYTHYARRALRDLAAAERAVLDVADLSRGTLRLAVTPTFTAYLVGPLVAELHTRHPGITLDVRETTQDRIESGLLADTVDLGIAFDGPRPAGIASTALFTETLSLVVGDHRPGAAAEPGAPRSVQELTAQQLALLSADFATRGHIDAYFAAHRVRPHIAVEANSIQALTEIVRRTPLATVLPDAITHDHPHLTPVPLEPPLPARTVTLLRREGAYRSAAARAFTDLTRELVRARGYAPPDPAP; translated from the coding sequence ATGGCTCCGGAACTCCGTCATCTGCGCTATCTGCTCGCCGTCGCCGAGCACGGCAGCTTCACCCGCGCGGCGGAAGACCTGCGCGTCTCCCAGCCCACCCTGTCCCAGCAGGTCAGGCAGCTGGAGCGGACCGTGGGAGCCCAGCTGCTCGACCGCACGGGCCGCACCGTACGGCTCACCGACGCGGGCCGGGCGTACACGCACTACGCGCGCCGCGCCCTGCGGGATCTGGCTGCGGCCGAACGCGCCGTACTGGATGTCGCCGACCTCTCGCGGGGAACGCTGCGGCTGGCGGTCACCCCGACCTTCACCGCCTACCTGGTGGGTCCCCTGGTCGCCGAACTCCACACCCGGCACCCCGGCATCACGCTGGACGTACGGGAGACGACCCAGGACCGCATCGAGTCCGGGCTGCTGGCCGACACGGTCGACCTCGGTATCGCCTTCGACGGCCCCCGTCCGGCCGGTATCGCCTCGACGGCACTGTTCACCGAGACCCTGAGCCTGGTCGTGGGCGACCACCGGCCGGGCGCCGCTGCCGAACCCGGCGCGCCCCGCTCCGTACAGGAGCTGACCGCACAACAACTCGCGCTGCTCAGCGCGGACTTCGCCACCCGTGGCCACATCGATGCCTACTTCGCGGCCCACCGGGTGCGACCGCACATCGCGGTGGAGGCCAACTCCATCCAGGCCCTGACCGAAATCGTCCGGCGCACCCCGCTGGCCACGGTCCTGCCCGACGCCATCACCCACGACCACCCCCATCTGACGCCCGTCCCCCTCGAACCGCCCCTCCCGGCCCGAACCGTCACGCTGCTGCGACGTGAGGGCGCCTACCGGAGCGCCGCCGCCCGCGCCTTCACCGACCTGACCCGTGAACTGGTCCGCGCACGCGGTTACGCCCCGCCCGACCCGGCGCCGTGA
- a CDS encoding transporter: MRGTLWLAWRQQRIQIAVGVVVVAACALYVALQRADMTSFIDSHHVALCKGWNGPCVDSPYVLELLYTHADHIRMLGWISAALPVLIGLFWGAPLIGRELESGTYRLALTQGVGPVRWFVSRFGLAALCTVVGSAAFAGLVAWWWAPISNMLDGPYWYDSAIFDATGPAAVAGALFGLAAGTAAGLLVRRVLPAMGVTLVVVLGVRAVLDACRFHLGWLTPLTRTSPGMQPKALIGSARSAGDWGYLTPSGKHEGIVNCEFSGAELKRCMAEHGYVGRFYKVYPSSDFWSLQAIESAVFLVLAVALIALIVVRLRGRRF, encoded by the coding sequence GTGAGGGGCACCCTCTGGCTGGCCTGGCGCCAGCAGCGCATCCAGATAGCCGTCGGCGTGGTCGTCGTCGCGGCCTGCGCGCTCTATGTCGCGCTGCAGCGCGCGGACATGACGTCGTTCATCGACAGTCATCACGTCGCTCTCTGCAAGGGGTGGAACGGCCCCTGCGTCGACAGCCCGTACGTTCTCGAACTGCTCTACACCCACGCCGACCACATCAGGATGCTCGGCTGGATCAGCGCGGCCCTGCCGGTGCTCATCGGCCTCTTCTGGGGTGCGCCCCTGATCGGCCGCGAGCTGGAGAGCGGCACCTACCGGCTGGCGCTCACCCAGGGCGTGGGACCGGTCCGCTGGTTCGTCTCCCGCTTCGGTCTCGCCGCGCTCTGCACGGTGGTGGGCTCGGCCGCGTTCGCCGGGCTCGTCGCCTGGTGGTGGGCGCCGATCTCCAACATGCTCGACGGCCCCTACTGGTACGACAGCGCCATCTTCGACGCCACCGGCCCGGCCGCCGTGGCCGGCGCCCTCTTCGGCCTCGCCGCCGGAACCGCGGCCGGGCTGCTGGTGCGCCGGGTGCTGCCCGCGATGGGGGTGACGCTGGTCGTCGTCCTGGGCGTCCGCGCCGTACTGGACGCGTGCCGCTTCCACCTCGGCTGGCTCACCCCGCTCACCCGGACCAGCCCCGGTATGCAGCCCAAGGCGCTGATCGGCAGCGCCAGGTCCGCCGGGGACTGGGGATACCTCACCCCGTCCGGCAAGCACGAGGGGATCGTCAACTGCGAGTTCTCGGGCGCCGAACTCAAGCGGTGCATGGCTGAACACGGTTATGTCGGCCGCTTCTACAAGGTCTATCCCAGCAGCGACTTCTGGTCCTTGCAGGCGATCGAGTCGGCCGTCTTCCTGGTGCTGGCCGTGGCGCTGATCGCGCTGATCGTCGTGAGGCTGCGCGGCCGGCGCTTCTAG
- the cynS gene encoding cyanase, translated as MLHAQLDPTARQALAVTAVEAKVRKDLSWQQIADAAGLSVAFVTAAVLGQHALPEESARAVAELLGLDDDAALLLRTVPMRGSIEGGIPTDPTIYRFYEMLQVYGTTLKALVHEQFGDGIISAINFRLDVQKVADPEGGERAVITLDGKYLPTKPF; from the coding sequence ATGCTGCACGCCCAGCTCGACCCCACCGCCCGCCAGGCCCTGGCCGTGACCGCCGTCGAGGCGAAGGTGCGCAAGGACCTGTCCTGGCAGCAGATCGCCGACGCCGCCGGTCTGTCGGTCGCCTTCGTCACCGCCGCCGTGCTCGGCCAGCACGCCCTGCCCGAGGAGTCCGCGCGCGCCGTCGCCGAGCTGCTGGGCCTGGACGACGATGCGGCGCTGCTGCTCCGTACCGTCCCGATGCGCGGCTCCATCGAGGGCGGCATCCCGACCGACCCGACCATCTACCGCTTCTACGAAATGCTCCAGGTCTACGGCACCACGCTGAAGGCGCTGGTCCACGAGCAGTTCGGCGACGGCATCATCAGCGCGATCAACTTCCGGCTGGACGTGCAGAAGGTCGCCGACCCCGAGGGCGGGGAGCGCGCGGTCATCACCCTGGACGGCAAGTACCTCCCGACGAAGCCCTTCTGA
- a CDS encoding carbonic anhydrase: MHDLAEGVARFQHDVFPAKAELFTHLAGTHRPTTLFISCSDARVVPELITQSEPGELFVIRTAGNLVPAHAPGPDGVAASIEYAVAVLGVSEIVVCGHSACGAMTALAEQHDLTGLPAVADWLRHADASRARATAANGATGGTGGTCGTDVAALVRENVRAQLVNLATHPSVARALAERTLSLHGWVYDIPAGTVEVLDPAGPPPAMGATDSTGFTDSLGHPAALAA; the protein is encoded by the coding sequence ATGCATGACCTTGCCGAAGGCGTCGCCCGATTCCAGCACGACGTCTTCCCCGCCAAGGCGGAACTCTTCACGCACCTCGCCGGTACCCACCGCCCGACGACCCTGTTCATCAGCTGCTCCGACGCCCGGGTGGTGCCCGAGCTGATCACCCAGAGCGAGCCGGGCGAGCTGTTCGTCATCCGGACCGCGGGCAACCTCGTACCGGCGCACGCCCCCGGCCCGGACGGTGTCGCGGCCAGTATCGAGTACGCCGTCGCCGTCCTGGGGGTGTCCGAGATCGTGGTGTGCGGGCACTCCGCCTGCGGCGCCATGACCGCCCTCGCCGAGCAGCACGACCTCACCGGGCTGCCGGCGGTCGCCGACTGGCTGCGGCACGCCGATGCCTCCCGGGCGCGTGCCACCGCCGCGAACGGCGCGACGGGTGGGACCGGTGGGACCTGTGGGACGGACGTGGCCGCTCTGGTGCGCGAGAACGTACGGGCGCAGCTGGTGAACCTCGCGACCCACCCCTCGGTGGCCCGCGCCCTCGCCGAGCGCACGCTGAGCCTGCACGGCTGGGTCTACGACATCCCGGCCGGGACCGTCGAGGTGCTCGACCCCGCGGGGCCGCCACCTGCCATGGGCGCCACCGATTCCACCGGCTTCACCGATTCCCTGGGCCACCCGGCTGCCCTCGCGGCCTGA
- a CDS encoding nucleoside deaminase yields the protein MDFAQRTIDLARRNVEEGGRPFATVIVKDGEILAESGNKVAQTSDPTAHAEVLAIREACTKLGTEHLTGTVIYVLAHPCPMCLGALYYCSPDEVVFLTTRDAYEPHYVDDRKYFELDTFYGEFAKDYTQRRLPMRHEPREAATDVYRTWQERNGGERRVPGAPTA from the coding sequence ATGGACTTCGCACAGCGCACGATCGACCTCGCCCGCCGCAACGTCGAGGAGGGCGGGCGCCCCTTCGCGACCGTCATCGTCAAGGACGGCGAGATCCTGGCCGAGAGCGGCAACAAGGTCGCCCAGACCTCCGACCCCACCGCGCACGCCGAGGTGCTCGCCATCCGCGAGGCGTGCACGAAGCTCGGCACCGAGCACCTGACCGGCACGGTCATCTACGTACTCGCCCACCCGTGCCCGATGTGCCTGGGCGCGCTGTACTACTGCTCCCCGGACGAGGTGGTGTTCCTGACCACCCGCGACGCCTACGAACCGCACTACGTGGACGACCGCAAGTACTTCGAACTGGACACCTTCTACGGTGAGTTCGCCAAGGACTACACCCAGCGCCGCCTGCCGATGCGCCACGAGCCGCGCGAGGCGGCCACTGATGTGTACCGGACGTGGCAGGAGCGCAACGGCGGTGAGCGCCGGGTACCGGGCGCCCCCACCGCCTGA